A single window of Hyla sarda isolate aHylSar1 chromosome 2, aHylSar1.hap1, whole genome shotgun sequence DNA harbors:
- the LIG3 gene encoding DNA ligase 3, which yields MKGIFKLLHQSVRTFSQLSAKKTLLCQVALHCYPSHLPPLGTSHLKFALQTSSCHNMAEQRYCVEYAKRGTAGCKKCKEKIGKGLVRIGKIVPNPFSESAGDMKEWYHVKCMFEKLERARATTKKIDDLTELEGWQELQDPEKDLINQHVTELAAKAGAAPTPRKKTPSKANQSQATQGTTPIKAPAANPSPLKFSGFSAKPDPSSPATSSATSGSSLSTAQCDPKHKDCLLREFRKLCVMVADQASYNTKTQIIHDFLTKGTSGDGFHGDTYLTVKLLLPGVIKNVYNLNDKQIVKLYSRVFNCNQEKMVRDLEQGDVSETVRIFFEESKTFPPAAKSLLTIHEVDDMLNRLSKMTKEEDQQKVLEEIANRCTSNDLKCIIRLIKHDLKMNSGAKHVLDALDPNAYDAFKASRNLGDVVERVLRNRQQGPGMKRMLTVEASLMTPVQPMLAEACKSIEYAMKKCPNGMYAEIKYDGERVQVHKNGDHFSYFSRSLKPVLPHKVAHFKDYIPKAFPGGNSIILDAEVLLIDTNTGKPLPFGTLGVHKKAAFKDANVCLFVFDCIYFNGVSLMDRPLSERRKFMQENMVEIPNHIMFSEMKHVTKAADLADMITKVIREGLEGLVLKDLKSIYEPGKRHWLKVKKDYLNEGAMADTADLAVLGAFYGKGANGGMMSIFLMGCYDPESRKWCTVTKCSSGYDDATLARLQKELDMVKISKDPAKIPSWLKINKNYYPDFIIQDPEKAPIWEITGAEFSKAEAHTAGGISIRFPRCTRFRDDKDWKTSTTLQQLKELYRVSKEKSDFTVTTVSSQDEEVSSENSSRENEGSSRPPTPSGSLKAPKSSTSKSPGKDKRSDSGKPPKTKKNEDLPKAQKRKTESPVPSDSKKAKITNSNQSNGHNVVQSSSNSKTLLDIFTGVKLYLPSTLEEFAKLRRYFVAYDGDLVPEFDIPSATHVMGDVYECAKAAKRVTPSWIWECIRRRRLVAPC from the exons ATGAAAGGAATATTTAAACTTCTTCATCAAAGTGTAAGGACCTTCTCCCAGCTATCAGCAAAAAAAACTTTGCTGTGTCAGGTTGCTTTACACTGCTACCCTTCTCACTTACCTCCTCTTGGCACCTCACATTTAAAGTTTGCTCTTCAAACCTCTAGTTGTCACAACATGGCAGAGCAGCGGTATTGTGTAGAGTATGCCAAGCGCGGGACTGCTGGTTGCAAGAAGTGTAAGGAGAAAATCGGCAAGGGACTAGTGCGGATTGGGAAAATCGTTCCAAATCCCTTTAGTGAGTCTGCTGGCGATATGAAAGAGTGGTACCATGTCAAGTGTATGTTTGAGAAGCTGGAACGTGCTCGGGCAACTACAAAGAAGATTGACGACCTCACAGAGCTTGAAGGCTGGCAGGAACTACAGGACCCAGAGAAAGATCTCATCAACCAGCATGTTACAG AGCTTGCTGCCAAAGCAGGGGCTGCACCCACTCCCCGGAAAAAGACCCCATCGAAAGCAAACCAATCCCAAGCAACACAGGGTACTACTCCTATAAAAGCACCTGCTGCAAATCCTTCACCTCTGAAGTTTTCAGGCTTTTCTG CTAAACCAGACCCATCATCACCTGCAACCAGTTCTGCAACCAGTGGCTCAAGTCTTTCTACAGCACAGTGTGATCCCAAGCACAAGGACTGTCTGCTGCGTGAATTTCGCAAGCTATGTGTCATGGTAGCAGACCAGGCAAGCTACAATACCAAGACACAGATCATCCATGACTTTCTGACAAAAGGAACAAGTGGAG ATGGCTTTCATGGAGATACTTACCTAACAGTGAAGCTGTTGCTACCGGGTGTTATTAAGAATGTGTACAACCTCAACGATAAGCAGATTGTCAAGCTTTATAGTCGCGTGTTTAACTGCAACCAGGAAAAAATGGTTCGAGACCTTGAGCAG ggCGATGTGTCAGAAACTGTTCGAATTTTCTTTGAAGAGAGCAAAACCTTTCCACCAGCTGCAAAAAGTCTGCTGACAATCCATGAGGTGGATGACATGTTAAATCGGCTTTCCAAAATGACCAAAGAGGAGGACCAGCAGAAGGTCCTGGAGGAGATAGCAAACAG GTGCACCAGCAATGATCTGAAGTGCATTATTCGTCTTATCAAGCATGATTTGAAGATGAACTCGGGAGCTAAACATGT TCTTGATGCTCTTGATCCTAATGCATATGATGCATTCAAAGCTTCTCGTAATTTAGGGGATGTTGTAGAGCGTGTTCTTCGCAACAGACAGCAAGGTCCAGGAATGAAACGAATGCTTACTGTTGAAGCTTCACTTATGACACCGGTTCAGCCTATGCtg GCTGAAGCTTGTAAATCTATAGAGTACGCCATGAAGAAATGTCCCAATGGAATGTATGCAGAAATAAAGTATGATGGGGAACGAGTCCAAGTGCACAAAAATGGTGATCACTTCAGTTACTTCAGTCGTAGTCTGAAGCCTGTTCTTCCCCATAAG GTTGCTCATTTCAAAGATTACATTCCGAAAGCGTTTCCAGGTGGTAACAGCATAATCTTGGATGCCGAAGTGCTGCTCATTGACACAAATACTGGCAAGCCTCTTCCATTTGGAACATTAGGTGTTCATAAG AAAGCTGCTTTCAAAGATGCCAATGTTTGCCTCTTTGTGTTTGACTGCATTTACTTCAATGGCGTCAGTCTAATggacag GCCACTTTCTGAGCGAAGAAAGTTTATGCAAGAGAACATGGTGGAGATCCCTAACCATATAATGTTCTCAGAGATGAAGCATGTTACT AAAGCCGCAGATCTTGCTGATATGATCACAAAGGTTATACGGGAAGGTTTAGAAGGCCTTGTACTTAAAGACTTGAAG tcAATCTATGAGCCAGGAAAGCGCCATTGGCTAAAAGTGAAAAAGGATTATTTGAATGAAGGTGCTATGGCAGACACTGCCGATCTTGCAGTATTAGGAGCATTTTATGGGAAAGGAGCAAATG GTGGCATGATGTCCATATTTCTTATGGGATGCTATGACCCCGAATCTCGTAAGTGGTGCACAGTGACAAAGTGTTCAAGTGGCTATGATGATGCCACACTTGCCCGTTTACAAAAGGAACTGGACATGGTGAAGATTAGTAAG GACCCAGCCAAAATCCCATCTTGGCTAAAGATCAACAAGAACTATTACCCAGACTTCATCATACAAGACCCTGAG AAAGCTCCTATCTGGGAAATCACTGGGGCAGAATTTTCCAAAGCAGAGGCTCATACGGCTGGTGGCATATCCATTCGCTTTCCACGCTGCACTCGGTTCAGGGATGACAAGGATTGGAAGACCTCTACTACACTACAACAGCTAAAG GAACTTTACCGGGTCTCTAAGGAGAAATCTGATTTTACTGTTACGACTGTGTCTTCTCAAGATGAAGAAGTCTCATCCGAAAACAGTAGTCGTGAAAACGAAGGAAGCTCAAGACCACCAACCCCAAGCGGCTCACTGAAGGCTCCAAAATCGTCAACTTCAAAGTCACCAGGGAAAGACAAAAGAAGTGACA GTGGAAAGCCTCCAAAAACTAAGAAAAATGAAGACCTGCCTAAGGCTCAGAAGAGGAAAACTGAGTCTCCTGTCCCATCTGATAGTAAGAAG GCTAAAATAACAAATTCTAACCAGAGCAATGGACACAATGTGGTGCAGTCTTCATCCAATTCCAAA ACTCTTCTAGATATTTTCACTGGTGTAAAGCTTTATCTACCTTCTACACTTGAGGAATTTGCAAAACTGCGCCGTTACTTTGTTGCCTATGATGGTGATCTAGTGCCAGAATTTGACATCCCTTCTGCTACACATGTAATGGGTGATGTTTATGAATGTGCTAAAGCTGCCAAGCGTGTTACGCCGTCCTGGATATGGGAATGCATACGACGTCGTAGACTTGTGGCACCATGCTAA